In one window of Desulforhabdus amnigena DNA:
- the selA gene encoding L-seryl-tRNA(Sec) selenium transferase, whose product MARMSVQDLLRKLPGVDALLQMEPLQEALTRHPRKLLLESIRHVLEAKRKSILGQEESLHEADLEPPRLVQLILDRLRQISGHTLRPVVNASGIVIHTNLGRSLLPEEAVERLKILCCSYNNLEYDLEKGRRGSRYVHAEAILCELTGAEAALVVNNNAGAVFLVLNTLAAGKEVIVSRGQLVEIGGSFRIPDVMRSSGAILREVGCTNRTHPRDYESAINEATALLMKVHTSNYRIIGFSSEVPLEEMVALGRKHGLLVVEDLGSGSFLNFAPFGLQGEPTVQETVRGGADIVTFSGDKLLGGPQAGVILGKKELIGRCKKNPMTRALRVDKMTLAALEATLRLYRDERLAMERIPTLRMITTPLPVLEERAHRLASLIGEADTRKALQIKVQSSSSQVGGGSLPAQNLPTYVVAVRSHRMSTRKIELFLRNNTPPIIGRIESDLFLMDVRTLQPNELPILQQAFKDILSKFKED is encoded by the coding sequence CGCAAGCTTCCCGGTGTGGATGCCTTGCTCCAAATGGAACCGCTGCAGGAGGCGCTCACCCGACACCCGCGTAAACTCCTTCTTGAAAGTATACGCCACGTTTTGGAGGCCAAAAGAAAGAGCATTCTTGGTCAAGAAGAATCACTTCATGAGGCCGACCTCGAACCACCACGCCTCGTGCAACTCATTCTCGATCGTCTCCGGCAGATCAGTGGCCACACCCTGCGTCCCGTAGTCAATGCAAGCGGCATTGTGATTCACACCAATCTGGGGCGATCCCTTCTCCCTGAAGAAGCCGTCGAACGTTTGAAAATACTTTGCTGCAGCTACAACAACCTCGAATACGACCTGGAAAAAGGTCGGAGAGGTTCACGCTACGTGCATGCCGAGGCCATACTGTGCGAACTGACCGGAGCGGAAGCCGCTTTGGTGGTCAACAACAACGCAGGCGCAGTCTTCCTCGTGTTGAACACTCTGGCCGCAGGGAAAGAGGTCATTGTCTCCCGTGGACAACTTGTGGAAATCGGAGGATCCTTCCGGATTCCTGATGTAATGCGCAGCAGCGGAGCCATCCTGCGTGAAGTGGGTTGCACCAATCGTACTCATCCGAGAGATTACGAGTCGGCCATCAACGAAGCGACGGCGCTGCTCATGAAAGTTCACACCAGCAATTACCGCATCATTGGGTTTTCCTCGGAAGTCCCGCTGGAAGAAATGGTCGCCCTGGGGAGAAAGCATGGATTGCTGGTGGTGGAGGATTTGGGAAGCGGTTCTTTCCTGAACTTCGCCCCCTTCGGTTTACAGGGTGAGCCCACTGTTCAGGAAACTGTCCGCGGGGGCGCCGATATCGTTACTTTCAGTGGAGACAAACTGCTGGGCGGGCCACAGGCGGGAGTCATACTGGGAAAGAAAGAATTGATCGGGCGCTGCAAGAAAAACCCAATGACGCGTGCACTTCGCGTAGATAAAATGACCTTGGCCGCTCTTGAAGCAACTCTTCGCCTCTACCGGGATGAAAGGCTGGCAATGGAGCGGATACCGACACTTCGAATGATCACGACCCCTCTGCCGGTGCTGGAAGAACGGGCACATCGCCTGGCATCCCTCATTGGGGAAGCGGATACCCGCAAAGCCCTTCAGATAAAAGTGCAGTCCAGTTCCTCGCAGGTAGGTGGCGGGTCTCTGCCGGCACAAAACCTCCCGACCTATGTGGTTGCGGTCCGGTCACACCGAATGAGCACCCGGAAAATTGAGCTTTTCCTCAGAAACAACACTCCCCCTATCATCGGACGCATCGAATCCGACCTTTTTCTCATGGATGTCCGGACCCTTCAGCCCAACGAACTCCCGATCCTTCAGCAAGCTTTCAAAGATATCCTTTCAAAGTTCAAAGAAGATTGA
- a CDS encoding DnaJ domain-containing protein, with protein MSQQDYYQILGVSPEASVDEIKKNYRKLALETHPDRNPNDRGAEERFKKISEAYGVLIDPQKRAQYDQYRNLGFQQRQNGAAGAGFGYSQEEIFRDFFNSRYAQDAFSEMQREFQRMGFRFDDTFLNRLFFGDKTIFFQGIFWGGPGGSRVFRYNGSTGQRAGGHSAHIRRNVPPQPSEPKGLLEQGISLLGKAGKKIGGYILKKALGLAAGSPVANDKEAVGHNTPDVTYELMISPQDAVTGTVVKVELPHMGEGKRISVRIPPGVKSGTKLRLKEMGRAFANSMHHRGDLYIQLRVM; from the coding sequence ATGTCTCAGCAAGATTATTATCAAATCCTGGGTGTTTCGCCTGAAGCTTCGGTAGACGAGATCAAGAAAAATTACCGAAAGCTGGCTTTGGAAACGCACCCTGACCGAAATCCCAACGATCGGGGGGCGGAAGAACGCTTCAAGAAAATCAGTGAAGCTTATGGGGTCCTCATTGACCCGCAAAAACGTGCTCAATATGATCAGTATCGCAACTTAGGGTTCCAGCAGCGTCAGAATGGTGCTGCAGGGGCGGGCTTTGGGTATTCTCAGGAAGAAATATTCCGGGATTTTTTCAACAGCCGTTATGCTCAAGATGCCTTCTCCGAGATGCAGCGGGAATTCCAGCGCATGGGGTTCCGTTTCGACGATACGTTTTTGAATCGTCTTTTTTTTGGAGATAAGACCATATTTTTTCAGGGGATTTTTTGGGGCGGCCCCGGCGGGTCGCGGGTCTTCCGCTACAATGGCAGTACTGGACAGAGGGCGGGAGGACATTCGGCGCACATTCGCAGAAATGTCCCTCCTCAACCTTCGGAGCCCAAGGGTCTTTTGGAACAAGGGATTTCCCTGTTGGGCAAGGCGGGCAAGAAAATTGGTGGCTACATCCTCAAGAAGGCACTGGGATTGGCAGCCGGTTCTCCCGTAGCCAATGATAAAGAGGCTGTTGGGCATAACACTCCGGATGTCACTTACGAGTTGATGATTTCTCCTCAGGATGCCGTCACCGGTACCGTAGTGAAAGTGGAGCTTCCGCATATGGGGGAAGGTAAGCGGATCTCCGTGCGCATTCCACCCGGCGTGAAGTCGGGCACCAAATTGCGGCTAAAGGAAATGGGACGGGCCTTTGCCAACAGCATGCATCACCGGGGAGACTTATATATTCAGTTGCGTGTCATGTAA
- the ftsZ gene encoding cell division protein FtsZ, producing the protein MEKKSENVIITNNSRAKIKVLGIGGGGGNAINNMINGGLDGVEFIAANTDFQVLDQNLAPTKIQLGVNLTKGLGAGGNPEIGSKSAQEDIEKIREAVDGSDMVFITAGLGGGTGTGGAPVVAQVCKEMGALTVAVVTKPFAFEGKVRHRNAEEGLKSLQEVVDTLITIPNNRLLCLADRRATFLEMFKRADDVLLYAVKGISDLITHPGYINVDFADLRTVMSEKGLALMGTGVGVGENRASQAAQQAISSPLLEDISIHGARAALINISTGQDLGMHEFEEVASLIHKEMDEDANIFLGMALDPAIGEEVRVTVIATGIGKMEKPLKQEAPTRAKRLPSEGIVPELNYDYLQIPTVVRHRPAREEAAVEEQQPRRRTFLQKLTGASRDEEDLSIPTFIRRQAD; encoded by the coding sequence ATGGAAAAAAAATCTGAAAATGTAATCATAACGAACAACAGTAGAGCGAAAATCAAGGTTTTGGGGATCGGGGGCGGAGGTGGAAACGCTATCAACAACATGATCAACGGTGGTTTGGATGGTGTCGAGTTCATTGCCGCAAACACGGACTTTCAGGTATTGGATCAGAATCTGGCTCCCACCAAGATTCAGCTGGGAGTGAATCTGACGAAGGGGTTGGGAGCGGGTGGGAATCCCGAGATAGGGAGCAAGTCTGCCCAGGAAGACATAGAAAAGATTCGTGAAGCTGTGGATGGCAGTGACATGGTCTTCATCACCGCCGGTTTGGGAGGTGGGACCGGCACTGGAGGTGCTCCCGTCGTTGCGCAGGTCTGCAAGGAAATGGGAGCCTTGACGGTGGCCGTTGTGACCAAGCCTTTTGCCTTTGAGGGAAAGGTGAGGCATCGCAATGCCGAGGAAGGTCTCAAGTCTCTTCAGGAGGTAGTGGATACACTCATTACCATTCCAAACAACCGTCTGCTGTGCCTGGCGGACCGCAGAGCCACATTCCTGGAAATGTTCAAGCGAGCAGATGATGTATTGTTGTACGCCGTGAAGGGAATTTCGGATCTCATTACGCATCCCGGCTATATCAATGTGGATTTCGCCGACTTGAGGACCGTCATGAGTGAGAAGGGGCTGGCCCTTATGGGGACCGGTGTGGGTGTGGGTGAAAACCGGGCTTCACAGGCTGCGCAACAGGCGATCTCGAGTCCTCTTCTCGAAGATATTTCCATTCATGGAGCGCGTGCCGCTCTCATCAACATTTCGACCGGCCAGGATTTGGGAATGCATGAGTTTGAAGAAGTGGCTTCTCTCATTCACAAGGAAATGGACGAGGATGCCAATATCTTCCTCGGCATGGCTCTGGACCCGGCGATTGGAGAAGAAGTTCGGGTAACCGTAATAGCCACTGGAATCGGAAAAATGGAAAAGCCGTTGAAACAGGAAGCTCCGACGCGCGCCAAGCGTCTTCCCTCGGAAGGAATTGTTCCCGAGTTGAATTATGATTATCTTCAAATACCTACAGTGGTACGGCACCGCCCGGCCAGGGAAGAGGCGGCGGTTGAGGAACAGCAGCCCAGGAGACGGACATTCCTTCAGAAGCTGACGGGAGCTTCCAGGGATGAGGAAGATCTGAGTATTCCTACCTTCATTCGCCGTCAGGCGGACTAG
- the ftsA gene encoding cell division protein FtsA, with amino-acid sequence MGRREELIVGLDLGTTKICAVVGEVTSEGIDIVGVGTYPSIGLRGGVVVNIDQTVQSIRKAVEEAELMAGCEISSVYAGVAGTHVQSLNSHGVIAVKSREVTQADIDRVLDAAKTIALPYDRQILHVLPQQFLVDDQEGIQNPTGMAGVRLEAKVHIITGAVSAVQNIIKCCERAGLQVQDVVLESLASSESVLDTDEKHLGVALVDIGGGTSDVAVFLDHAIRYSCVVGLGGSHITSDISVGLRTSMEEAEKIKKKYGCALVDRINQQEMIEVGSVGGQKPRQLAQSILTQIIEARVEEIIKIIEWELVRSGFMESLHAGMVLTGGVSLLPGIREVAERIFDMPVRIGVPFHFGGLGDVVKNPMYATATGLLAYGRKHGKSRGPIDEDSNLVSKVLTMMKRWFREFW; translated from the coding sequence ATGGGTAGAAGAGAGGAATTGATAGTCGGCCTTGACCTTGGGACGACCAAGATTTGTGCCGTTGTCGGGGAGGTCACCTCCGAAGGGATCGATATCGTTGGCGTAGGGACCTATCCTTCCATTGGATTGAGGGGAGGAGTGGTCGTCAACATCGATCAGACGGTACAATCCATCAGGAAAGCAGTGGAAGAAGCCGAACTCATGGCCGGCTGCGAGATTTCTTCCGTCTATGCCGGGGTGGCGGGGACTCATGTTCAAAGCCTCAACAGCCACGGTGTGATCGCGGTCAAGAGCCGCGAGGTGACTCAGGCCGATATCGACCGGGTTTTGGATGCCGCCAAGACCATTGCTCTCCCCTATGATCGTCAAATACTCCATGTTTTGCCTCAACAGTTCCTGGTGGATGACCAGGAGGGCATTCAGAACCCTACGGGAATGGCGGGGGTGCGTCTCGAGGCCAAGGTTCACATCATCACAGGGGCGGTCAGTGCAGTTCAAAATATTATCAAATGCTGTGAGCGGGCTGGTTTGCAGGTGCAGGACGTAGTGTTGGAGTCGTTGGCTTCCAGTGAATCGGTCCTTGATACCGACGAGAAACATCTGGGGGTCGCTCTCGTGGATATTGGCGGAGGCACCAGTGACGTAGCTGTCTTTCTGGACCATGCCATCCGGTACTCATGTGTAGTTGGGCTGGGGGGGAGCCATATCACATCGGATATTTCCGTTGGATTGCGGACCTCGATGGAAGAGGCGGAAAAGATCAAAAAGAAATATGGCTGTGCCCTGGTAGATCGGATCAACCAGCAGGAGATGATAGAAGTCGGTTCCGTAGGAGGTCAGAAACCCCGTCAATTGGCACAATCCATTCTTACGCAAATCATCGAAGCCAGGGTTGAGGAGATTATCAAAATCATTGAGTGGGAGTTGGTTCGGTCTGGATTCATGGAATCGCTTCATGCCGGTATGGTGCTGACGGGTGGCGTATCGCTTTTACCGGGTATTCGGGAAGTGGCGGAAAGGATCTTCGATATGCCGGTTCGAATTGGTGTCCCCTTTCATTTCGGAGGGTTGGGCGATGTGGTCAAAAATCCCATGTATGCCACAGCTACGGGCTTGCTGGCTTATGGCAGAAAGCATGGAAAAAGTCGTGGACCCATTGATGAAGATTCCAACCTGGTGAGCAAAGTCCTGACAATGATGAAGCGTTGGTTCAGAGAATTCTGGTGA
- a CDS encoding TIGR03960 family B12-binding radical SAM protein, giving the protein MLWKLKKRQQQWLAEEKGTILKDWGGRIRVALAFPNRYAVGMSNLGFQTVYAALNQLEEVVCERVFYPEPEDLAILSQNTGNLLTVESQRPLQDFHLIAFSIPFENDYTNVLEMLKWAGIPSKTEGRTAVHPLVAAGGVAVFLNPEPLAPFMDFIFVGESEAILPDFHGLLEDLHRNNLSRTEFLRVLAEEVPGIYVPSLYEVSYRSDGTIKSMTPRRGYRIPEKIPYRRADLSKSMPCRTVVFTPQTEFSNVMLLEIGRGCGRGCRFCAAGYVYRPMRYHGAGKLLETAEPLISDVPRIGLVSAAVSDHPEISFLCRSLLDEGGALSFSSLRADTLNPEIVSALQSSQHQSVAIAPEAGSERMRRVINKNLSEEQIYSAVNLLTQKGILHLKLYFMIGLPTEMIEDLEAIVDLAKGVKHHVLRISRGRKQLGTITLSIHGFVPKAFTPFQWVSFAGVRELKERAKWIQKALQKVPNVRVHFDMPKWAYIQALLSRGDRRVSGFLERVGVEGGSWTQALRNVPFNPDFWVMRERNKDEVFPWEIIDHGVKRAYLWEEYERALKGISSPPCRLEKNCRRCGVCSP; this is encoded by the coding sequence ATGCTTTGGAAACTGAAAAAACGCCAGCAGCAATGGCTGGCTGAAGAAAAAGGAACGATCCTTAAGGATTGGGGGGGGAGGATCCGTGTCGCCCTGGCCTTCCCGAACCGTTATGCCGTGGGAATGTCCAATTTGGGTTTTCAGACGGTTTATGCGGCCCTGAACCAGTTGGAAGAAGTAGTTTGCGAAAGGGTTTTTTATCCGGAACCTGAAGACCTGGCGATTCTGAGTCAGAATACGGGCAATCTACTCACAGTCGAATCCCAGCGTCCCCTTCAAGACTTTCATCTCATTGCCTTTTCTATTCCCTTTGAAAACGACTACACCAATGTCCTTGAAATGCTCAAGTGGGCGGGTATACCTTCTAAGACCGAAGGACGCACTGCCGTCCATCCTCTTGTGGCTGCAGGTGGGGTGGCCGTGTTTCTCAATCCCGAACCCCTCGCTCCTTTTATGGATTTCATTTTTGTTGGGGAGTCTGAAGCCATTCTTCCAGATTTTCATGGCTTGCTGGAGGATCTGCATCGAAACAATCTGAGCAGAACGGAGTTTTTGAGAGTTCTTGCAGAAGAAGTGCCTGGGATTTATGTCCCTTCCCTCTATGAGGTCTCCTATCGTTCCGACGGCACCATCAAGTCCATGACGCCTCGGAGAGGGTATCGAATCCCCGAGAAGATTCCTTACCGGCGCGCGGACCTCTCCAAAAGCATGCCGTGTAGAACCGTCGTTTTCACGCCCCAAACAGAATTCAGCAATGTCATGCTCCTGGAGATAGGGCGAGGGTGCGGCCGTGGGTGTCGTTTTTGTGCTGCAGGCTATGTATATCGCCCTATGAGGTATCATGGGGCCGGTAAGCTGTTGGAAACGGCGGAGCCTTTGATTTCAGATGTTCCGAGGATCGGACTGGTGAGTGCAGCCGTTTCCGATCATCCGGAGATCTCTTTTCTCTGCCGCTCTCTTTTGGACGAAGGGGGGGCGCTTTCTTTTTCATCACTGCGGGCGGATACCCTCAACCCGGAGATCGTTTCCGCCCTGCAGTCGAGTCAACATCAATCGGTAGCCATCGCTCCCGAGGCCGGGTCCGAGCGTATGCGGCGCGTCATCAACAAGAACCTCTCCGAGGAACAGATCTATTCCGCCGTAAACCTGCTCACACAAAAGGGGATCCTCCATCTCAAACTTTATTTCATGATCGGCTTGCCCACGGAAATGATCGAGGATCTCGAGGCCATTGTCGATCTGGCCAAAGGTGTGAAGCACCACGTTCTCAGGATCAGCCGGGGACGCAAACAGCTCGGAACCATCACACTCAGCATTCATGGCTTTGTTCCCAAAGCCTTTACCCCGTTCCAGTGGGTATCCTTTGCCGGGGTCCGCGAATTGAAAGAACGGGCAAAGTGGATTCAGAAAGCGCTCCAAAAGGTTCCCAATGTTCGAGTTCACTTCGATATGCCCAAATGGGCTTATATACAGGCACTGCTTTCACGGGGCGATCGGCGGGTGAGTGGATTTCTTGAAAGAGTGGGGGTGGAAGGAGGCTCCTGGACGCAGGCCCTGCGCAATGTCCCGTTCAATCCCGATTTCTGGGTCATGCGGGAGCGAAATAAAGATGAAGTTTTTCCTTGGGAGATCATCGATCACGGAGTGAAGAGGGCTTACCTGTGGGAGGAATACGAGAGGGCTCTCAAAGGAATCAGCAGCCCTCCATGTCGGTTGGAGAAAAATTGCCGAAGATGCGGTGTGTGTTCTCCATAG
- a CDS encoding cell division protein FtsQ/DivIB → MLDLDAMRKRENRYRPDRVKRRKVLRMLLKSILGFAFLISFVVCMSAALAHAYYALLEAPWLRVEDLQITGLKHAERKHILDALRVPRYANLLTLKTAELSRRLESIPWLESSVVRIEPPGRIVVEVQEREPLAIIQADDLLLVDRKGILFSRTAREKHPDLLFVTGFQAMELQVGTTLPDEPLEELKEMCTALAKFKDWLPTSLISECRWLGEAGFTLYTPQRTIAIQMGSEGFEEKLVRLKGIFAMLRENQWLDSVTRIDLDYPNRAYVERHFPPQKDT, encoded by the coding sequence TTGCTTGATTTGGATGCCATGAGGAAAAGAGAGAATCGATATCGTCCCGACAGGGTCAAGCGCCGCAAGGTGCTCAGGATGCTGCTCAAAAGCATTCTGGGTTTTGCCTTTTTGATATCCTTCGTGGTCTGCATGAGCGCGGCCCTTGCCCACGCATATTATGCTTTGCTGGAAGCGCCCTGGCTTAGAGTGGAAGATCTGCAGATTACAGGGCTGAAACATGCGGAGCGCAAGCATATTCTGGATGCGCTCAGAGTTCCCAGATATGCCAATCTGCTGACCCTCAAAACAGCGGAGCTTTCCCGGCGGCTTGAGTCCATTCCGTGGCTGGAGTCCTCCGTGGTGAGAATCGAACCGCCTGGACGTATCGTGGTTGAAGTCCAGGAGCGAGAACCCCTGGCAATCATTCAGGCGGATGATCTGTTGTTGGTGGATAGAAAAGGAATACTCTTTTCGAGAACGGCGAGAGAAAAACATCCGGATCTTCTTTTTGTGACGGGATTCCAGGCGATGGAATTGCAAGTGGGAACCACGCTTCCCGATGAACCTCTGGAAGAATTGAAAGAAATGTGTACCGCCCTGGCAAAATTCAAAGACTGGCTGCCGACGAGTCTCATCTCTGAATGCCGCTGGCTTGGGGAGGCGGGATTCACTTTGTATACCCCTCAGAGAACCATCGCGATCCAGATGGGATCAGAAGGCTTTGAAGAAAAGCTGGTTCGTTTGAAAGGCATTTTTGCCATGCTGCGGGAGAATCAGTGGCTGGATTCTGTGACACGCATCGATCTCGATTATCCAAACCGGGCATATGTTGAGAGGCATTTTCCACCGCAGAAGGATACTTGA